The window TAGTTTTTTGTGTATCTTGAAGAGTAATATGACAATACATTCtagaacaaatatgcatgtatttaaaaataaaaaatgctCACGACTTCAATAATAAAATGATCGTGTATATTAGAAAAGATCTTCATGTACTCAGCACTAAAATAAAAATAGAATATAAAAACAcaacaaaatagaaataaaaactACTTCCTTCTCACACTCAACAACGACTGGGTGGCTTCGGCGAGGGAGAGACATCATCAGCGGCGCGCCATCGAccggttcaggacgaagaacataaCCCGCAGGACTTTGATCTATTTTCAGGCGTATGTACCACCAGTTTGATCAATAAATCCGAAGCCTCTTTCGGATATAGAGAAAAAAAATGGCAAAGTACctagttattgggctggcccaataGCACCACGCTCCAGGCTGATTCCGATCTAATGCGGCCCGGCCCGAATTCCTCTTACGGCCCAAGCTCCACTAGGTCGGTTTTCTCTTTGGAGGAACAGTCAGTCTCGTATGCAACCTGATCTTTTTTTCCCTACCTGTGGGCAAACCCTCCCCCAGCCTGCACGCATCGGCACGGCATCTCCTCGctctgccgcgccgccgccgccgccatgaagCGCTCCTTCGACGCCATGGAGGCGAAGCCGGTGTTCCTCTCCAAGGAGGAGCGCCAGCGCCTCGCGCTCGAGCGCCGCCAGGCGGCCGTCGCCGACCAGCGCCGCTCCGCGCTCgacatcctccagtcgctcccgcggccccctccgccgcctcccccGTCCGGCGCCCCCCGAGACTCCTCCTCGTCCCACCGCGACCCCTCCGACCGGGACAGGGGCGACAGGGGGGACAGGGACAGGGACCGGGACCGGGACCGCCGCCGCGACGACGACTCCCGCCGGGACCGAGATCGGGATCGCGACCGCGACCGCGACCGCGACGAGCCTTCCCGCCGGGACCGGGACCGTGACCGCGACCGGGACAGGGAGCACCGGGACAGGGAGCGCGGGGAGCGGGACAAGGACCGGGAGAAGGACCGGCTGGAGAAGATGGCGGAGAGGGAGCGGGAGAAGGAGCTGGAGGCCATCAAGGAGCAGTACCTGGGGTCCAAGAAGCCCAAGAAGCGGGTCATCAAGCCCTCGGAGAAGTTCCGCTTCTCCTTCGACTGGGAGAACACCGAGGACACCAGCCGCGACATGAACATGCTCTACCAGGCGCCGCACGAGGCCCGCCTGCTCTACGGCCGCGGCTTCCTCGCCGGCATTGACCGGCGCGAGCAGAAGAAGGCGGCCGCCGTGTTTGAGAAGGAGACCCGTGCCGAGCAGCGCCGCAAGTTCGGCGTGGAGGACCGGCCTGAGGATGATGTGGCTGATAAGAAGAAGGCTGCCGCCGCTGAGATGTATGATGCCTTCGACATGCGGGTGGACAGGCACTGGTCTGAGAAGGGCATCGAGGAGATGACGGAGCGGGATTGGCGTATTTTCCGGGAGGACTTCAATATCTCCTACAAGGGGTCTCGCATACCCCGGCCGATGCGCAACTGGCCTGAGAGCAAGCTTGGGACTGAGCTGCTTCGTGCTATTGAGAAGGTTGGGTACAAGAAACCGTCACCGATCCAGATGGCTGCCATTCCACTTGGTCTCCAGCAGCGTGATGTCATTGGTATTGCAGAGACAGGTTCGGGCAAGACTGCCGCTTTTGTGCTTCCTATGCTGTCATACATTACTCGCCTGCCGCCTATAAGCGAGGACAATGAGGCCGAGGGTCCTTATGCTGTTGTCATGGCACCTACTCGTGAGCTTGCTCAACAGATTGAGGAAGAGACGGTGAAGTTTGCAACCTATCTAGGCATTAAAGTCGTTTCCATTGTTGGTGGTCAGTCGATTGAGGAGCAAGGTTTCAAGATCAGACAGGGCTGTGAAGTTGTGATTGCAACGCCTGGTCGGCTTCTTGATTGTCTGGAGAGAAGGTATGCTGTGCTCAACCAGTGCAACTATGTTGTACTTGACGAGGCTGATAGGATGATTGATATGGGATTTGAGCCACAGGTTGTTGGTGTCCTTGATGCCATGCCGTCAAGTAACCTGAAACCTGAGAATGAGGAAGAGGAACTGGATGAGAAGAGGATTTACAGGACAACTTATATGTTCAGTGCCACCATGCCACCTGCTGTTGAGCGCCTTGCTAGGAAGTACCTCCGGAACCCAGTTGTCGTCACAATTGGTACAGCTGGCAAGGCCACAGATCTGATAACTCAAAATGTGATCATGGTGAAGGAGTCAGAGAAGATGTCACGACTCCAGAAGATACTCACAGATCTTGGGGACAAGACGGCCATTGTGTTCTGCAACACAAAGAAGTCAGCAGACAACCGTGCTAAGGATCTGGACAAGGCAGGTTTCCGCGTCACAGCACTGCATGGAGGGAAGTCACAAGATCAGAGGGAGATCAGCCTTGATGGATTTAGGAACCGCAGGTTCAATGTTCTTGTAGCGACTGATGTTGCAGGGCGTGGTATTGATATTCCTGATGTCGCTCATGTTATTAACTATGAGATGCCTAGTTCAGTTGATACATACACACATCGCATCGGAAGAACAGGGCGTGCAGGAAAGAAGGGACTTGCAACTTCATTCTTGACTCTGGATAACACTGATATTTTCTTCGATCTGAAACAGATGCTTACTCAGAGCAATAGTCCCGTCCCTCCAGAACTTGCTAGGCATGAGGCGTCGAAGTTTAAGCCAGGATCGGTTCCTGATAGACCTCCAAGAAGAAATGACACCGTCTATGCATCTCACT is drawn from Triticum dicoccoides isolate Atlit2015 ecotype Zavitan chromosome 4A, WEW_v2.0, whole genome shotgun sequence and contains these coding sequences:
- the LOC119286916 gene encoding DEAD-box ATP-dependent RNA helicase 21-like — its product is MKRSFDAMEAKPVFLSKEERQRLALERRQAAVADQRRSALDILQSLPRPPPPPPPSGAPRDSSSSHRDPSDRDRGDRGDRDRDRDRDRRRDDDSRRDRDRDRDRDRDRDEPSRRDRDRDRDRDREHRDRERGERDKDREKDRLEKMAEREREKELEAIKEQYLGSKKPKKRVIKPSEKFRFSFDWENTEDTSRDMNMLYQAPHEARLLYGRGFLAGIDRREQKKAAAVFEKETRAEQRRKFGVEDRPEDDVADKKKAAAAEMYDAFDMRVDRHWSEKGIEEMTERDWRIFREDFNISYKGSRIPRPMRNWPESKLGTELLRAIEKVGYKKPSPIQMAAIPLGLQQRDVIGIAETGSGKTAAFVLPMLSYITRLPPISEDNEAEGPYAVVMAPTRELAQQIEEETVKFATYLGIKVVSIVGGQSIEEQGFKIRQGCEVVIATPGRLLDCLERRYAVLNQCNYVVLDEADRMIDMGFEPQVVGVLDAMPSSNLKPENEEEELDEKRIYRTTYMFSATMPPAVERLARKYLRNPVVVTIGTAGKATDLITQNVIMVKESEKMSRLQKILTDLGDKTAIVFCNTKKSADNRAKDLDKAGFRVTALHGGKSQDQREISLDGFRNRRFNVLVATDVAGRGIDIPDVAHVINYEMPSSVDTYTHRIGRTGRAGKKGLATSFLTLDNTDIFFDLKQMLTQSNSPVPPELARHEASKFKPGSVPDRPPRRNDTVYASH